The Aggregatilinea lenta genome includes a region encoding these proteins:
- a CDS encoding GAF domain-containing protein produces the protein MLSTANMNTTLYDHLCRLGREVTDLDGMLRSQYGLLYQRGLALPPEIFERLYYLRITLEGVAKRVLDDGAELAQLRALAETVKLINTSLDVDVVLREVMDTAIALTGAERGYIVLRDSKTGELRFRVARSMHREDIEEDNFSVSWTIVTEVNETGQPVVARNALLDPRYRDQQSVVLHAPRSVLCVPLFFRGKQTGVMYADNHHVPDLFGEKELGLLEAFANQAAVGIENARLFDRIRRALNEIIDMKELMDDVFASIASGVITTDTNDLIVTYNHAAETILGIPAQDALGRSLVDVLPALSERFDAALAKVKTEGRQNVIEIEPVLPGRGAVTLNLKLAPLTNGDGATYGVALVVDDLTEIKKRDATLKVVRTYLPPSLVRNIQSIDRLGLSGDEREISVVFADVRGFTSFSEQLPPEELLEIINRYLTVCTDAIQLHDGIIDKYLGDAVVGLFNTQLNPQDDHAERAVRAALSMVYDVKALHEILEPDQRLSYGVGIDTGLAMLGNVGSPSRREFTAIGTAFNFAKLLQENALPGEIMLSQSTYDRIADLFALEPVEPRKVKPHLEFDVMYRVTGVKRHG, from the coding sequence ATGTTGAGCACCGCGAACATGAATACCACGCTCTACGATCACCTGTGCCGCCTGGGCCGGGAAGTGACCGACCTGGACGGGATGCTGCGCTCGCAGTACGGACTGCTCTACCAGCGCGGGCTGGCGCTGCCGCCGGAGATCTTCGAGCGCCTCTACTACCTGCGCATCACGCTGGAAGGCGTCGCCAAACGCGTGCTCGACGACGGCGCGGAACTGGCGCAGCTGCGCGCGCTGGCGGAGACGGTCAAGCTGATCAATACCTCGCTCGACGTAGACGTGGTGCTGCGTGAAGTGATGGACACGGCCATCGCGCTAACGGGCGCGGAGCGTGGCTACATCGTGCTGCGCGACTCCAAAACGGGCGAGCTGCGGTTCCGGGTGGCGCGCAGCATGCACCGCGAAGACATCGAAGAGGACAATTTCAGCGTGAGCTGGACCATCGTCACCGAGGTCAACGAAACCGGGCAGCCCGTCGTCGCACGCAACGCGCTGCTCGACCCGCGCTACCGCGATCAGCAGAGCGTGGTGCTGCACGCACCGCGCTCCGTGCTGTGCGTACCGTTGTTCTTCCGGGGCAAGCAGACCGGCGTGATGTATGCCGACAACCATCACGTACCGGATCTGTTCGGCGAAAAAGAACTGGGGCTGCTAGAAGCCTTTGCGAATCAGGCTGCCGTTGGCATCGAGAACGCGCGCCTGTTCGACCGCATCCGGCGCGCGCTGAACGAGATCATCGACATGAAAGAGCTGATGGACGACGTCTTCGCGTCTATCGCCAGCGGCGTGATCACGACCGACACCAACGACCTGATCGTGACCTACAACCATGCCGCCGAGACGATCCTGGGCATCCCCGCGCAGGACGCGCTGGGCCGGTCGCTGGTGGATGTGCTGCCCGCGCTCTCCGAGCGGTTCGACGCGGCCCTGGCGAAGGTGAAAACGGAGGGCCGCCAGAACGTGATCGAGATCGAGCCGGTGCTGCCGGGGCGGGGCGCGGTGACGCTCAACCTCAAGCTGGCGCCGCTGACCAACGGCGACGGCGCGACTTATGGCGTGGCACTGGTGGTGGACGACCTGACCGAGATCAAGAAGCGTGATGCTACCCTCAAGGTTGTGCGCACCTACCTGCCGCCCAGCCTCGTGCGCAACATCCAAAGCATCGATCGCCTGGGGCTGAGCGGCGACGAGCGCGAGATTTCGGTGGTATTCGCGGATGTGCGCGGCTTCACCAGCTTCAGCGAGCAGCTTCCGCCGGAGGAACTGCTGGAAATTATCAACCGCTACCTGACCGTGTGCACGGACGCTATCCAGCTTCATGACGGTATCATCGACAAATATTTGGGCGACGCCGTGGTCGGGCTGTTCAACACGCAGCTCAATCCGCAGGACGACCATGCCGAGCGGGCCGTGCGCGCGGCGCTGTCGATGGTCTACGACGTGAAAGCCCTGCACGAGATTCTTGAGCCGGACCAGCGGCTGTCGTACGGTGTTGGCATCGACACCGGGCTGGCAATGCTGGGTAACGTGGGCAGCCCCAGCCGTCGGGAGTTCACGGCGATTGGCACGGCCTTCAACTTCGCCAAGCTGCTGCAAGAAAACGCGCTGCCCGGCGAAATCATGCTCAGCCAGAGTACGTATGACCGTATCGCGGATCTGTTCGCGCTGGAACCGGTCGAGCCGCGCAAGGTCAAGCCGCACCTTGAATTCGACGTGATGTACCGTGTCACGGGCGTCAAACGGCACGGGTAG
- a CDS encoding porin PorA family protein, protein MSRKTIGALLLLIGLIAVAAGLVLMLVVVPGMKQWPDDVDTVRTYDGTMPVLLNAQTFEFMPDLTVTIERHVKTEATEGDVALVSEDQQLMMGGQPLQALHKLYAIDRKTMEYTADHPAEWDSQEGFRPRGGLVIGWPIDTEAKDYEGWSDDYNSVVPLTYADEVTHDRSGLETYLFTSSSEPQLIDPAAVQAMGLPEALPKEQLAALIGNTDLSPLVKNMLPTLLEDWPEDTVPLQYYYNYDAQYWIEPQTGVLIDTTKHEVRTVGLSDEMLEGSALAALPEEQRASLRVPVYDLTYQATDASVQDAKADAQDAMDQIDLFGTTIPYAAIAAGAIFALLGLVFMLR, encoded by the coding sequence GTGAGCCGTAAGACCATAGGAGCACTTTTGCTGTTGATCGGGCTGATCGCTGTCGCCGCCGGGCTGGTGCTGATGTTGGTCGTCGTGCCCGGCATGAAGCAGTGGCCGGATGACGTGGACACCGTGCGCACTTATGACGGCACGATGCCGGTACTGCTGAACGCGCAGACGTTCGAGTTCATGCCCGACCTGACGGTGACGATTGAGCGTCACGTCAAGACGGAGGCGACCGAGGGCGACGTGGCCCTGGTCAGCGAGGACCAGCAGTTGATGATGGGCGGTCAGCCGCTCCAGGCGCTGCACAAGCTTTACGCGATCGACCGCAAGACGATGGAATATACCGCCGACCATCCCGCCGAGTGGGATAGCCAGGAGGGCTTCCGCCCGCGTGGCGGGCTGGTGATCGGCTGGCCGATTGATACTGAAGCAAAAGATTATGAAGGCTGGAGCGACGATTACAACAGCGTGGTGCCGCTGACGTATGCGGACGAAGTGACGCATGATCGCAGCGGCCTGGAAACTTACTTGTTTACGTCCAGCAGCGAGCCGCAGTTGATCGATCCGGCGGCGGTGCAGGCGATGGGCCTGCCCGAAGCGCTGCCTAAGGAGCAGCTCGCGGCGCTGATCGGAAATACCGATCTCAGCCCGCTGGTCAAGAACATGCTGCCGACGCTGCTCGAAGACTGGCCCGAAGACACGGTACCGCTCCAGTACTACTACAACTACGACGCGCAGTACTGGATCGAGCCGCAAACCGGCGTGCTGATCGACACGACCAAGCATGAAGTGCGCACCGTGGGTCTCTCCGACGAGATGCTCGAAGGCTCGGCGCTGGCGGCCCTGCCGGAAGAACAGCGCGCCAGTCTGCGCGTGCCGGTGTATGACCTGACCTATCAGGCTACTGACGCCTCCGTGCAGGACGCGAAGGCCGACGCCCAGGACGCAATGGACCAGATCGACCTGTTCGGCACGACGATCCCTTACGCCGCGATTGCGGCGGGCGCGATCTTCGCGCTGCTAGGGCTGGTGTTCATGCTGCGCTAA
- a CDS encoding GAF domain-containing protein: protein MGESNGRPPVEVEIKWLLQATIELVDMLRVQRDFLRRHGMALPPGTLNTLNGVYTDLETYAGQITRISVELGQLRALAETIALVNSSLDLNQVLNEVMDKVIALTGAERGYIVLRDEQTGEMAFRAARNLDRETIDEGGFIVSRTVVEEVAATGQPIVTTNAQSDPRFSHQQSVMLHALRSVLCVPLTVKGEVTGVVYADNRVRDGLFGEQELALLVSFANQAAIAIENARLYRRVQLTLSEVTEIKEMLDNVFASIASGVITTDMYDTITTYNVAAEHILDLPRDRVLGHALAEALPALYAPIADVLSNVYAQNAQETLDIEPELGTRGKVSLNLKLTPLKDEDETQGVAIVLEDLTEIRRRDATLDMVRRYLPPEVLDNIQSIDGLGLGGERRVITVMFVEMRPFSSFPPHLSPQELMSWLNLYLTSGAEVIHQQSGVIDKFMGNEIMVLFNTQLNPYEHHAWAAVMTALRLAETCLTLANQLGEAPEPHYRIGIHTGVATLGNVGSATRRDFTAIGDTVNLAKRLQENAEHGQIIISEDTYRHSAEQLVGSEATLSISQHPDVQVRGRRQVTTVYEVRACAEPEC, encoded by the coding sequence ATGGGCGAGTCGAACGGACGGCCTCCGGTTGAGGTCGAAATAAAGTGGCTGCTGCAGGCCACGATTGAGCTCGTCGATATGCTACGCGTCCAGCGCGATTTTCTGCGCCGGCACGGGATGGCGCTGCCGCCCGGCACGCTGAACACGTTGAACGGCGTATATACCGATCTTGAGACTTATGCGGGGCAGATCACGCGGATCTCGGTCGAGCTGGGGCAGCTGCGTGCCCTGGCGGAGACGATTGCGCTCGTCAATTCGTCGCTGGATCTCAATCAGGTGCTTAACGAAGTGATGGACAAGGTGATCGCACTGACCGGGGCCGAGCGCGGCTACATCGTGCTGCGCGACGAGCAAACCGGCGAGATGGCCTTCCGCGCGGCGCGCAACCTGGACCGCGAGACCATCGACGAGGGCGGATTCATCGTCAGCCGCACCGTGGTGGAAGAGGTTGCCGCGACCGGCCAGCCGATCGTCACCACCAACGCTCAATCCGATCCGCGTTTCAGCCACCAGCAGAGCGTGATGCTGCACGCGCTGCGCTCCGTGCTGTGCGTCCCGCTGACGGTCAAGGGCGAGGTGACGGGCGTCGTCTATGCCGACAACCGCGTACGCGACGGCCTGTTCGGGGAGCAGGAATTGGCGCTGCTGGTGTCATTCGCCAACCAGGCTGCGATCGCGATCGAGAACGCGCGTCTGTACCGGCGCGTGCAGCTTACGTTGTCCGAAGTCACCGAGATCAAGGAGATGCTCGATAACGTGTTCGCGTCCATCGCCAGCGGCGTGATCACGACCGACATGTACGATACGATCACGACCTATAACGTGGCAGCAGAGCACATCCTCGACCTGCCGCGCGACCGCGTTCTGGGCCATGCCCTTGCCGAGGCGCTCCCGGCACTGTACGCGCCTATCGCGGACGTGCTGTCGAACGTCTACGCGCAGAACGCGCAGGAGACGCTCGACATCGAGCCGGAACTGGGCACACGCGGCAAGGTGTCGCTGAACCTGAAGCTCACGCCGCTGAAGGACGAGGACGAGACGCAGGGCGTCGCGATCGTACTGGAAGACCTGACCGAGATCAGGCGCCGCGATGCCACGCTGGACATGGTACGCCGCTATTTGCCGCCGGAAGTGCTGGATAATATCCAGAGCATTGACGGGTTGGGCCTGGGCGGTGAGCGCCGTGTGATCACGGTGATGTTCGTCGAGATGCGGCCTTTTTCGTCGTTCCCGCCTCACCTCAGCCCGCAGGAGCTGATGTCATGGCTGAATCTCTACCTGACCAGCGGCGCGGAGGTCATCCACCAGCAGTCGGGCGTGATCGACAAGTTCATGGGTAACGAGATTATGGTGCTGTTCAACACCCAGCTCAATCCGTATGAGCATCATGCCTGGGCCGCCGTGATGACCGCACTCCGCCTGGCAGAGACGTGCCTTACGCTGGCGAACCAGTTGGGCGAAGCACCGGAACCGCATTACCGCATTGGGATTCACACCGGCGTGGCAACGTTGGGCAACGTCGGCAGCGCCACCCGGCGCGACTTCACCGCCATTGGCGATACGGTGAACCTCGCCAAGCGCCTGCAAGAGAATGCGGAACACGGCCAGATCATCATCAGCGAAGACACCTATCGTCACAGCGCCGAGCAGTTGGTTGGTTCGGAGGCGACACTCTCTATTTCGCAGCATCCCGACGTGCAGGTCCGGGGTCGTCGCCAGGTGACGACGGTCTATGAAGTTCGCGCTTGCGCCGAGCCGGAGTGCTGA
- a CDS encoding glycosyltransferase family 2 protein: MTVLIDLLGAAYMLAATVIALYSASFFILLAIYLLKRKQPPAAPDVPDDGLLSVTLQLPIYNEQHVAERLIDAIGALDYPRDKLCVQVLDDSTDETTAILRAKVDGWRTRGLDITLLRRPERAGYKAGALAYGLAYCTTDCAGTFDADFVPAPDFLRRVMPHFNASPNVALVQTRWAHVNVDYNLLTRAQGLAMDQHFAIEQVARSRGDLPMSMNGTGGVWRRAAIVDAGGWSAETLTEDLDLSYRAFLKGWRFRYIVDVSVPGEVPPQLTAYKLQQARWAKGSTQCLAKHAGSLLRSDLTLLQKVFGLTHLGQYAIQPFVLLLFVLTPPALATGLLLRLPLAPLGIASLAPPIILAMGQIALYPDWLRRLLYFPALLLFNTGMMLNNSRAVIEALTGRGGNAFKRTPKFGVVRRGDRLAGTRYLIRPDWTTTGEIALGLYALLGLVVALFRAPAMITYLLVYVASFGVLAFGSLWQAWRYGD, encoded by the coding sequence TTGACTGTTTTGATAGATCTGTTGGGCGCCGCCTACATGCTGGCGGCGACAGTAATAGCCCTCTACTCCGCCAGTTTTTTTATTCTATTGGCGATCTACCTCCTCAAGCGCAAGCAGCCGCCCGCCGCGCCCGATGTGCCCGATGACGGGCTGCTGTCCGTGACGTTACAACTGCCAATCTACAACGAGCAGCACGTCGCGGAGCGCCTGATCGATGCCATCGGCGCGCTGGATTACCCACGCGACAAACTGTGCGTTCAAGTGCTTGACGACTCCACCGACGAGACCACCGCCATTCTGCGCGCCAAAGTGGATGGCTGGCGCACGCGCGGCCTGGACATCACGCTGCTCCGGCGACCGGAGCGGGCGGGCTACAAGGCCGGGGCGCTGGCGTATGGGCTGGCGTACTGCACGACCGATTGTGCGGGGACGTTCGACGCGGACTTCGTGCCTGCGCCCGACTTTCTGCGCCGTGTGATGCCGCACTTCAACGCTTCCCCCAATGTGGCGCTGGTGCAAACGCGCTGGGCGCATGTCAACGTGGACTATAACCTGCTGACGCGCGCGCAGGGACTGGCGATGGACCAGCACTTCGCCATCGAGCAGGTGGCACGCAGCCGGGGCGACCTGCCCATGTCGATGAACGGTACGGGCGGCGTGTGGCGGCGCGCAGCCATCGTGGATGCGGGTGGCTGGTCGGCGGAGACGCTGACGGAAGACCTCGACCTGAGCTACCGCGCATTCTTGAAAGGCTGGCGCTTCCGCTACATTGTGGACGTGAGCGTGCCGGGCGAGGTGCCACCCCAGTTGACGGCGTATAAGCTCCAGCAGGCGCGTTGGGCCAAAGGCTCGACGCAGTGCCTTGCCAAGCACGCCGGGTCGCTGCTGCGCTCGGATTTGACCCTGCTGCAAAAGGTGTTCGGCTTGACGCACTTGGGCCAGTACGCGATCCAGCCGTTCGTGCTGCTGCTGTTCGTACTGACGCCGCCCGCGCTGGCGACGGGGCTGCTGCTGCGGCTGCCGCTTGCGCCTCTGGGCATCGCCAGCCTCGCGCCGCCGATCATCCTGGCGATGGGGCAGATCGCGCTCTACCCCGATTGGCTGCGGCGGCTGCTGTACTTTCCGGCGCTACTGCTGTTCAACACCGGTATGATGCTGAACAACTCGCGCGCGGTGATCGAGGCCTTGACGGGGCGGGGCGGCAACGCCTTCAAACGTACGCCCAAGTTCGGGGTGGTGCGGCGCGGCGACCGGCTGGCAGGCACGCGCTACCTCATCCGGCCCGACTGGACGACCACCGGTGAGATCGCGCTGGGGCTGTATGCGCTGTTGGGGCTGGTCGTCGCCCTATTCCGCGCGCCCGCCATGATCACCTACCTGCTCGTTTATGTGGCCTCGTTCGGCGTGCTGGCGTTCGGCAGCCTGTGGCAGGCGTGGCGCTACGGCGACTAG
- a CDS encoding carbohydrate ABC transporter permease, with protein MMPMYTVITTSLKTPDEAGQLNSVWNLPTHVNWNSYQQAWDLLGPKLRNSAILTITATILSALMGSINGYVLAKWRFPGANIIFPLMLFGMFIPYQSVLIPVFQFMSDVNLGGTIAALIITHVVYGLPITTLIFRNYYVEVPTDMIEAGKIDGAGFFGVYRWIVFPLSLPGFVVVIIWQFTQIWNEFLFAVTLTSGTKAEPITVALAQLAGGEAVKWNLPMAGAVMAALPTLLVFIFLGRYFIRGLLAGSVKG; from the coding sequence ATGATGCCCATGTACACGGTCATCACCACCAGCCTGAAAACGCCCGATGAAGCCGGGCAGCTCAATAGCGTGTGGAACCTGCCCACACACGTGAACTGGAACAGCTATCAGCAGGCGTGGGATCTGCTGGGGCCGAAGCTGCGTAACAGCGCGATCCTGACCATCACGGCCACGATCTTGTCGGCGCTGATGGGGTCAATCAACGGTTATGTACTGGCCAAGTGGCGCTTCCCCGGCGCGAACATCATCTTTCCACTGATGTTGTTCGGCATGTTCATCCCCTACCAGAGCGTGCTGATCCCGGTCTTCCAGTTCATGAGCGACGTTAACCTCGGCGGCACCATCGCGGCGCTGATCATCACGCACGTCGTCTACGGCCTGCCGATCACAACGCTGATCTTCCGCAATTACTACGTAGAGGTGCCGACCGACATGATCGAGGCGGGCAAGATCGACGGCGCGGGCTTCTTTGGCGTGTACCGCTGGATCGTTTTCCCGCTGTCTTTGCCGGGTTTCGTGGTGGTGATCATCTGGCAGTTCACGCAGATCTGGAACGAGTTCCTGTTCGCCGTCACGCTGACCAGCGGCACCAAAGCGGAGCCGATCACGGTTGCGCTGGCGCAGCTGGCGGGTGGCGAGGCCGTCAAGTGGAACCTGCCGATGGCGGGCGCGGTTATGGCCGCGCTGCCTACCCTGCTGGTGTTCATCTTCCTGGGCCGCTACTTCATTCGCGGGCTGCTGGCCGGGTCGGTCAAAGGCTAG
- a CDS encoding ABC transporter substrate-binding protein, with protein sequence MTRRLVTLAIALALILVVVAPTLAQDDLSGQLEIFSWWAGDEGPALEALIAEYNTLHPNVEVNNATVTGGSGVNAKAVLKTRMLGGDAPDSFQVHAGQELIGTWVVADRMEDLTFLFEQEGWMDVFPQGLLDLISTDEGIWSVPVNIHRSNVMWYVPANLEQWGVEAPATWDDFLAICPTLQDQDITPLSVGENWTMIHLWESVAVSQLGTDGWNALWTGEKSWLDDDVVATWDLFGQILDCSNADEDAATLSWQQATDKVVNGEAAFNVMGDWAAGYMMTTLGLEPETGFGWVASPGTAGTFIMLSDSFGLPIGAPDRDNAIAWLQLLGSNEGQDIFNPLKGSIAARLDSDLSLYSVYSQSAAADWQADTIVGSLQHGAAANESFMGEFPTVMELFLGARNSQAAANASQVVCIQSRICEG encoded by the coding sequence ATGACTCGACGACTTGTTACGTTGGCAATCGCGCTGGCCCTAATCCTGGTCGTGGTTGCCCCCACACTGGCTCAGGATGACCTCAGTGGCCAGCTGGAAATCTTCTCGTGGTGGGCTGGCGACGAAGGCCCCGCTCTCGAAGCCCTGATCGCCGAATATAATACTCTGCACCCCAACGTCGAAGTCAATAACGCCACGGTGACTGGCGGCTCCGGTGTAAACGCGAAGGCCGTCCTCAAGACCCGTATGCTCGGCGGTGACGCGCCCGACTCGTTCCAGGTCCACGCGGGCCAGGAACTTATCGGTACGTGGGTCGTGGCCGACCGCATGGAAGACCTGACCTTCCTGTTTGAGCAAGAAGGCTGGATGGACGTCTTCCCGCAGGGCCTGCTGGACCTGATCAGCACGGATGAGGGCATCTGGTCGGTTCCGGTGAACATCCACCGCTCCAACGTGATGTGGTACGTCCCTGCCAACCTGGAACAGTGGGGCGTCGAAGCTCCCGCGACCTGGGACGACTTCCTGGCGATCTGCCCGACCCTGCAAGATCAGGACATCACCCCGTTGTCGGTCGGTGAAAACTGGACCATGATCCACCTGTGGGAAAGCGTGGCCGTGTCGCAGCTGGGCACGGACGGCTGGAACGCGCTGTGGACTGGTGAAAAGTCCTGGCTGGACGACGATGTGGTCGCTACGTGGGACCTGTTCGGCCAGATTCTCGACTGCTCGAACGCCGACGAAGATGCCGCAACACTGTCCTGGCAGCAGGCAACCGATAAGGTCGTCAACGGCGAGGCCGCGTTCAACGTCATGGGCGACTGGGCCGCGGGTTACATGATGACCACGCTCGGCCTGGAGCCGGAAACCGGCTTCGGTTGGGTCGCTTCGCCCGGCACGGCGGGGACCTTCATCATGCTCTCCGACTCCTTCGGCCTGCCCATCGGCGCGCCGGATCGTGACAACGCCATCGCCTGGCTGCAACTGCTCGGCTCCAACGAAGGCCAGGACATCTTCAACCCGCTCAAGGGATCCATCGCCGCGCGACTGGACTCTGACCTGAGCCTGTACAGCGTCTACTCGCAGTCCGCCGCTGCCGACTGGCAGGCGGATACCATCGTCGGCAGTCTGCAGCACGGCGCAGCCGCCAACGAGTCCTTCATGGGCGAGTTCCCAACCGTTATGGAACTGTTCCTCGGTGCGCGGAATTCTCAGGCAGCTGCTAACGCATCGCAGGTAGTCTGCATCCAGTCGCGCATCTGCGAGGGCTAG
- a CDS encoding carbohydrate ABC transporter permease has product MDWDRLYAFGAILPSVILLGIFVYGFIGETVYWSLTSWRGVELNPTKAYIGIQNYKDLFTAFGSIEPKFRLGIVNTFFFTAFFLVGCLTLGFLLAVLLDQNIKSEGIFRTIFLFPMALSFAVTGTIWRWLFNPGGGINALPTVVGADPLTFKWLNNRSAFTFNWHEVPWPITAIIMLGLLAYFAMQVSRRNYLKAIFFGVPMVLIFAWVAADFATWDPARKDELMHGLFQWSTMLDVIAAVIVILFCLGTIQALWHSSRTAIWLGVPTMLLVLWYFTGGPDSLPKLDIPEAESPYGFNMALIALIIAAVWQLSGYTMAMYLAGIRGVSDELREAARVDGCNEVQVYTKIILPLLRPITLSAAIVLGHISLKIFDLIFAMVGPDFLPTTVPGVQVYSMFRSNEFAKGSAIAVVLLMMVAIIIIPYLATQLRGEHEV; this is encoded by the coding sequence ATGGATTGGGATCGTCTGTATGCCTTCGGCGCAATTCTGCCTTCAGTGATCTTACTCGGCATCTTTGTGTACGGTTTCATCGGCGAGACGGTGTACTGGTCGCTGACAAGCTGGCGCGGCGTCGAACTCAATCCCACCAAAGCGTATATTGGCATTCAGAACTATAAAGATTTGTTTACCGCCTTTGGCTCCATCGAGCCAAAATTCCGGTTGGGCATCGTCAATACATTTTTCTTCACGGCGTTTTTCCTGGTGGGCTGTTTGACGCTGGGATTCCTGTTGGCCGTCCTGCTTGACCAGAACATCAAGAGCGAAGGCATTTTCCGTACCATCTTCCTCTTCCCGATGGCGCTCTCCTTCGCCGTAACGGGCACGATCTGGCGCTGGCTGTTCAATCCCGGCGGCGGTATCAACGCTTTGCCCACCGTCGTTGGCGCGGATCCTCTCACCTTCAAGTGGCTGAATAACCGGAGCGCATTCACCTTCAACTGGCACGAAGTGCCTTGGCCGATCACGGCGATCATCATGCTGGGGCTGTTGGCCTACTTCGCCATGCAAGTTTCGCGGCGCAATTACCTGAAGGCGATCTTTTTCGGCGTACCTATGGTCCTCATCTTCGCCTGGGTTGCCGCCGACTTTGCCACGTGGGACCCCGCTCGCAAAGATGAATTGATGCACGGGCTGTTCCAGTGGTCGACCATGCTCGACGTAATCGCGGCAGTCATCGTGATCCTGTTCTGTCTAGGCACAATACAGGCGCTATGGCACAGCAGCCGCACGGCGATCTGGCTGGGCGTTCCGACTATGCTGCTGGTTCTATGGTATTTCACCGGCGGGCCAGACAGTCTGCCAAAGTTGGATATCCCCGAAGCCGAATCACCCTATGGCTTCAACATGGCGCTGATCGCCCTGATCATCGCCGCCGTGTGGCAGCTTTCGGGTTACACGATGGCAATGTATCTTGCCGGGATTCGCGGCGTCTCCGACGAGCTGCGCGAAGCAGCCCGCGTCGATGGCTGCAACGAGGTCCAGGTTTACACCAAGATCATTCTGCCGCTGCTGCGCCCGATCACGCTCAGCGCCGCGATCGTGCTCGGCCACATCTCGCTGAAGATCTTCGACCTGATCTTCGCGATGGTTGGGCCGGACTTCCTGCCCACGACCGTGCCCGGCGTGCAGGTTTATTCGATGTTCCGCAGCAACGAGTTTGCCAAGGGCAGCGCGATCGCGGTCGTGCTACTGATGATGGTCGCGATCATCATCATCCCCTATCTGGCAACGCAACTGCGCGGCGAGCACGAGGTCTAG